In one window of Coleofasciculus sp. FACHB-1120 DNA:
- a CDS encoding DUF4912 domain-containing protein produces MAKERPPLEEMTLRQLRKVASECSISRYSRMRKEQLLTAIKEVQRTKISLGSTRIVEAQEEVEAAKFELGQEDRTGGTLASVDEGLGDLPGGYGESRVVLMPRDPQWAYTYWDIPNDHKEDLRRQGGQQLALRLYDVTDVNLEYQSPHSIQEYPCDELAREWYLPMPVSDRDYAVDIGYRCADGRWLVLARSAPVRVPPVYPSDWIEDQFITVSWEEDLRGKTFLELVPPAKKMAMAGYGSSVTTGGNPIYDEIFGMAQTVEAQRVAGSLFGSMQQVPGSMQSASLADQALSSYVFPSGVGMWAVPTTSGLTMSGAGMSGAGFSGSGIPMRPRQFWLVADAELIVYGATEPDATVTIGGRPIKLNSDGTFRFQMSFQDGLIDYPIMAVAVDGEQTRSIHMKFNRETPSRNTNTKQEAVEEWLS; encoded by the coding sequence ATGGCAAAAGAACGCCCACCATTGGAAGAGATGACATTAAGGCAACTCCGTAAAGTTGCCAGTGAATGCAGCATCTCTCGATACAGCAGAATGCGTAAAGAGCAACTGCTAACAGCAATTAAAGAAGTCCAACGCACCAAGATTTCTCTCGGTTCAACTCGCATAGTGGAGGCGCAAGAAGAAGTGGAAGCAGCAAAATTTGAACTGGGTCAGGAAGATCGCACAGGTGGAACCCTTGCATCCGTAGACGAAGGTCTAGGGGATCTTCCGGGTGGCTACGGTGAAAGCCGGGTTGTCCTGATGCCTCGCGACCCGCAATGGGCATATACCTACTGGGATATCCCCAACGATCATAAAGAAGATTTGCGCCGTCAGGGAGGACAACAACTAGCGCTGCGACTCTACGATGTCACCGACGTAAATCTAGAATATCAAAGCCCTCACAGCATTCAAGAATATCCTTGCGATGAGCTAGCGCGGGAATGGTATTTGCCGATGCCCGTGAGCGATCGCGACTATGCTGTAGACATCGGCTACCGCTGTGCTGATGGTCGCTGGCTTGTCTTAGCTCGTTCCGCTCCCGTCCGCGTTCCTCCCGTCTATCCTTCAGATTGGATTGAAGACCAATTCATCACCGTTTCTTGGGAAGAAGACCTGCGCGGCAAGACTTTCCTCGAACTGGTTCCCCCTGCTAAGAAAATGGCAATGGCTGGCTACGGTAGTAGTGTAACAACAGGTGGCAACCCCATTTACGACGAAATCTTTGGCATGGCTCAGACTGTCGAAGCTCAACGGGTAGCCGGTTCATTGTTTGGTTCCATGCAGCAAGTACCTGGTTCGATGCAGTCAGCGTCCCTTGCCGACCAAGCTCTGAGTTCCTACGTCTTCCCTTCTGGCGTTGGAATGTGGGCAGTTCCTACCACATCTGGTCTTACCATGTCTGGTGCGGGAATGTCCGGTGCTGGCTTCTCAGGTTCCGGCATCCCGATGCGTCCTCGCCAGTTCTGGTTGGTTGCTGATGCTGAACTCATTGTTTACGGTGCTACCGAGCCAGATGCTACAGTCACAATTGGCGGTCGTCCGATCAAGCTGAATTCAGATGGCACCTTCCGCTTCCAGATGTCCTTCCAGGATGGTCTGATTGACTACCCGATTATGGCGGTAGCGGTTGATGGCGAGCAAACCCGCTCAATTCACATGAAGTTTAACCGCGAAACTCCATCGCGCAATACCAACACTAAACAAGAAGCCGTCGAGGAATGGCTCTCTTAA
- a CDS encoding chlorophyll a/b-binding protein, with protein sequence MNPETTSSPEQSPTEIPAENYNQPEPAFGWTLYAEQINGRFAMIGFVALLVLEFFTHQDFFTWLGLR encoded by the coding sequence ATGAATCCCGAAACAACTTCTTCCCCAGAACAATCACCCACAGAAATACCCGCAGAAAATTACAACCAGCCAGAGCCTGCTTTTGGCTGGACACTCTACGCCGAGCAAATCAACGGGCGATTCGCAATGATAGGATTTGTTGCTTTATTGGTGCTGGAATTTTTCACCCATCAGGATTTCTTTACCTGGCTGGGTTTGCGCTAA
- a CDS encoding succinate dehydrogenase/fumarate reductase iron-sulfur subunit yields the protein MQVLFKVIRQEQNSSPVVQTYTLDVDPGNTILDCLNLIKWEQDGSLAFRKNCRNTICGSCGMRINGRSALACKENIGSEVQRLQQIAASATPSDAFQRPLDAIPEITIAPMGNMPVIKDLVVDMRSFWDHLEVVEPYVSTDASRVPEREFLQTPEERDRLNQTGNCILCGACYSECNAREVNSDFVGPHALAKAYRMVADSRDDEIESRLENYNEGTKGVWGCTRCFMCNTVCPMDVAPMDQIGKIKQQILDRKDDQASRSIRHRKVLIDLVKEGGWIDERRFGLQVVGNSFRDIKGMISLGPLGLRMLVRGKFPLGFEPSAGAEVVRSLIESVQSLES from the coding sequence ATGCAAGTCCTTTTTAAGGTCATCCGGCAGGAGCAAAATTCCTCTCCTGTAGTACAGACTTACACGTTGGATGTCGATCCTGGTAACACGATTCTGGATTGCCTAAATCTTATTAAGTGGGAGCAGGATGGAAGTTTAGCTTTTCGCAAGAATTGTCGCAACACAATTTGCGGCAGTTGTGGAATGCGAATCAACGGTCGTTCCGCTTTGGCTTGTAAGGAAAATATTGGCAGTGAAGTGCAAAGGCTGCAACAGATAGCAGCGAGTGCTACCCCTTCAGATGCCTTCCAAAGACCCTTAGATGCCATCCCAGAAATCACTATCGCACCAATGGGCAATATGCCGGTCATTAAAGATTTGGTGGTGGATATGCGGAGTTTTTGGGATCATCTTGAAGTCGTTGAACCCTATGTGAGTACGGACGCAAGTCGTGTACCGGAACGAGAGTTTTTGCAAACACCCGAAGAACGCGATCGCCTCAATCAAACAGGCAATTGTATCTTGTGTGGTGCCTGCTATTCTGAATGCAACGCCCGTGAGGTCAATTCAGATTTTGTAGGTCCCCACGCCCTTGCAAAGGCTTATCGAATGGTCGCGGATTCTCGCGACGATGAAATAGAATCCCGTTTGGAAAATTACAACGAAGGCACCAAGGGAGTCTGGGGCTGCACCCGCTGTTTTATGTGTAATACGGTTTGTCCGATGGATGTGGCACCAATGGATCAAATCGGCAAAATTAAACAGCAAATTCTCGACCGCAAGGACGATCAAGCCAGTCGCTCAATCCGTCACCGGAAAGTATTAATTGATCTAGTGAAAGAAGGTGGTTGGATTGATGAACGTCGGTTTGGTTTGCAAGTTGTGGGAAATTCTTTTCGAGACATCAAGGGGATGATTAGCCTAGGGCCACTCGGATTAAGAATGTTGGTTCGGGGTAAGTTTCCTTTAGGGTTTGAGCCATCTGCTGGGGCTGAGGTAGTGCGATCGCTAATTGAATCTGTCCAAAGCCTTGAGTCTTAA
- a CDS encoding TRC40/GET3/ArsA family transport-energizing ATPase, which yields MRVILMTGKGGVGKTSVAAATGLRCAELGYKTLVLSTDPAHSLADSFDLELGHDPRLVRPNLWGAELDALMELEGNWGAVKRYITQVLQARGLEGVQAEELAILPGMDEIFGLVRMKRHYDEGEFDVLIIDSAPTGTALRLLSLPEIGGWYMRRFYKPLQGISVALRPLVEPIFRPIAGFSLPDKEVMDAPFEFYEQIEALEKVLSDNTQTSVRLVTNPEKMVIKESLRAHAYLSLYNVATDLVVANRIIPDQVTDPFFQRWKESQQQYRQEIHENFHPLPVKEVPLYSEEMCGLEALERLKETLYKDEDPTQVYYKETTLRVVQDQNQYSLELYLPGIAKDNIQLSKTGDELNITIGNHRRNLVLPQALAALQPAGAKMEDDYLKIRFSTPVQV from the coding sequence ATGCGCGTAATTTTGATGACCGGCAAGGGTGGCGTTGGCAAAACTTCTGTCGCCGCCGCCACTGGCTTGCGTTGTGCCGAACTCGGCTACAAAACCCTCGTTTTAAGTACCGATCCCGCTCACTCTCTCGCCGACAGTTTTGACTTGGAACTGGGGCACGATCCGCGACTGGTTCGCCCAAACTTGTGGGGGGCTGAATTAGACGCTTTGATGGAATTGGAAGGCAATTGGGGCGCAGTTAAGCGTTATATTACTCAAGTTTTGCAGGCAAGAGGCTTAGAAGGCGTACAAGCCGAAGAATTAGCAATTCTACCCGGTATGGATGAAATTTTCGGTTTGGTACGCATGAAGCGTCACTATGATGAAGGCGAGTTTGACGTTTTAATTATTGACTCAGCTCCTACTGGCACGGCTCTAAGATTACTCAGCCTACCGGAAATCGGCGGTTGGTATATGAGACGTTTTTACAAGCCGTTACAGGGCATATCAGTAGCGCTCAGACCTCTAGTTGAACCGATCTTCAGACCGATTGCCGGTTTTTCCTTACCTGATAAAGAGGTAATGGACGCTCCCTTTGAATTCTATGAGCAGATTGAAGCTTTAGAAAAAGTATTGAGTGACAATACTCAAACTTCGGTGCGCCTCGTCACCAATCCCGAAAAAATGGTAATTAAAGAGTCTCTCCGCGCCCATGCTTATTTAAGTTTGTACAATGTTGCTACGGATTTAGTGGTGGCAAATCGGATTATTCCCGACCAAGTGACCGACCCTTTCTTTCAACGTTGGAAAGAAAGCCAGCAGCAATATCGGCAGGAAATTCACGAAAACTTCCATCCCTTACCAGTCAAGGAAGTTCCACTTTACTCAGAAGAAATGTGTGGGTTAGAGGCTTTAGAACGTTTAAAGGAAACGCTCTATAAAGATGAAGATCCCACTCAGGTGTATTACAAGGAAACCACGCTGAGAGTTGTGCAAGACCAAAATCAGTACAGCTTAGAACTTTACTTGCCCGGTATTGCCAAAGATAATATCCAACTAAGTAAAACCGGCGATGAATTAAATATTACAATAGGCAATCACCGCCGCAATTTGGTGTTACCGCAAGCCTTGGCAGCGCTGCAACCGGCTGGAGCAAAGATGGAGGATGATTATCTCAAAATCCGGTTTAGCACCCCGGTTCAGGTGTAG
- the pdhA gene encoding pyruvate dehydrogenase (acetyl-transferring) E1 component subunit alpha, whose amino-acid sequence MVQERILPVFHADQTQITKEEGLILYEDMVLGRFFEDKCAEMYYRGKMFGFVHLYNGQEAVSTGVIQAMRPGEDYVASTYRDHVHALSAGVPAKEVMAELFGKATGCSKGRGGSMHMFSSEHKLLGGYAFVAEGIPVATGAAFASKYRREALGDAGSDQVTACFFGDGAANNGQFFECLNMAALWKLPILYVVENNKWAIGMAHERATSVPEIFKKAHAFGMAGVEVDGMDVLAVRAVAQEAIARARAGEGPTLIEALTYRFRGHSLADPDELRSKNEKEYWFARDPIKKLAAHLVEHNLVDQEELKEIDRKIQAVIDDAVKFAEESPEPDPSELYRYIFAGDD is encoded by the coding sequence ATGGTTCAGGAACGCATTTTACCCGTCTTTCACGCCGATCAAACCCAAATAACCAAAGAAGAAGGATTGATCCTTTACGAGGACATGGTCTTGGGGCGGTTTTTTGAAGATAAGTGCGCCGAGATGTATTACCGGGGCAAAATGTTTGGTTTTGTCCACCTATATAACGGTCAAGAGGCTGTGTCAACTGGCGTCATCCAGGCAATGCGTCCTGGTGAGGATTATGTTGCCAGCACCTACCGAGACCATGTTCATGCTCTAAGTGCTGGGGTGCCTGCAAAAGAGGTAATGGCTGAGTTATTTGGTAAGGCAACCGGCTGTAGTAAGGGGCGCGGCGGCTCGATGCATATGTTCTCCTCTGAGCATAAACTGCTGGGAGGTTATGCATTTGTGGCTGAAGGGATTCCTGTTGCTACGGGTGCGGCTTTTGCCAGTAAATACCGCCGCGAAGCTTTGGGAGATGCCGGTTCCGATCAAGTAACTGCCTGTTTTTTTGGTGACGGTGCGGCGAATAACGGTCAATTTTTTGAATGCTTGAACATGGCGGCGCTGTGGAAACTGCCGATTTTGTATGTGGTGGAAAACAACAAATGGGCAATTGGTATGGCGCACGAACGGGCAACTTCTGTACCAGAGATTTTTAAGAAAGCTCATGCATTTGGCATGGCAGGTGTTGAAGTTGATGGCATGGACGTGTTAGCAGTTCGTGCAGTCGCCCAGGAAGCGATCGCGCGTGCCCGTGCGGGTGAAGGACCAACCTTGATTGAAGCCCTAACCTACCGCTTCCGAGGTCATTCTCTAGCTGATCCCGACGAACTCCGTTCTAAAAATGAGAAGGAATATTGGTTCGCCCGCGATCCAATCAAAAAGTTGGCTGCTCATCTTGTAGAACACAATCTGGTAGACCAAGAAGAACTCAAGGAAATTGACCGGAAAATCCAAGCTGTCATCGACGATGCGGTGAAGTTTGCCGAGGAAAGTCCAGAACCCGATCCTAGCGAACTGTACCGTTATATTTTTGCCGGTGATGATTAA
- a CDS encoding AEC family transporter, with translation MTETLFHAYTPIILWTALGFILFRFIPNSLPRLLGRGLYWVGVPLQILTLARQANLSENAGVVPLLAIGALAVGLTFAWLSLQVWKRFSRENGESKKSSVLPFLDRPHCGSFILSAMLGNTGFVGLAIAPSLINAQAVGLAVFYSVTNNIIGTYGIGVFIASYFGRPAKRNHWWIQLRDILTVPSLWTFSFGYFTRSVELPTFVESGLQASVEFVIASSFVLMGIRLAQLQGWKSFQVALLPALVKVVVMPGLVGIAATLIGLSGDARLAMVLMAGVPTAFASLILAEEYDLDPDLAASSIVVSIGLLLLMIPVWLFVYG, from the coding sequence ATGACCGAAACCTTATTTCATGCCTATACGCCCATCATCCTGTGGACGGCACTCGGTTTTATACTCTTTAGATTTATCCCCAATTCCTTACCCAGATTGCTGGGTCGCGGTCTTTATTGGGTTGGGGTGCCGCTACAAATTCTGACGCTGGCTCGTCAGGCAAACTTATCGGAAAATGCTGGAGTGGTTCCGCTGCTTGCCATAGGAGCTTTGGCGGTCGGTTTGACCTTTGCATGGCTAAGTTTGCAGGTCTGGAAACGGTTCAGCCGTGAAAATGGAGAAAGTAAAAAGTCTTCTGTCCTGCCTTTCTTAGACCGACCTCACTGTGGGAGTTTCATCCTGTCTGCCATGCTGGGCAATACAGGTTTTGTGGGGTTAGCGATCGCTCCTTCTTTGATAAACGCGCAAGCTGTCGGTCTAGCCGTCTTCTACAGCGTCACGAATAACATTATTGGCACCTATGGAATTGGCGTCTTTATCGCCAGCTACTTTGGGCGACCTGCAAAGCGAAATCATTGGTGGATTCAACTTCGAGATATCTTGACCGTTCCTTCCCTGTGGACATTTAGTTTCGGATACTTCACCCGCTCAGTTGAACTGCCTACTTTTGTGGAATCAGGACTGCAAGCTTCTGTAGAGTTTGTCATTGCTAGCTCCTTTGTGCTGATGGGGATACGGCTTGCTCAGCTGCAAGGATGGAAGAGTTTTCAGGTTGCCTTGCTCCCTGCCCTGGTGAAAGTTGTGGTGATGCCGGGACTGGTGGGCATTGCAGCTACCCTAATCGGTTTATCGGGCGATGCCCGCTTGGCAATGGTTCTCATGGCAGGTGTGCCCACTGCCTTTGCGAGTTTGATCCTGGCAGAGGAGTACGATCTCGACCCAGATTTAGCCGCCAGCAGTATTGTCGTGAGTATCGGACTGCTGCTGTTGATGATTCCGGTTTGGCTGTTTGTATATGGTTAA
- a CDS encoding type II CAAX endopeptidase family protein: MPIFDRADWWLASLAQTPAVLKAIAFFIVWLVLWLPVAIPFAAVLKWRPFHPLAVEQKLPLLASLYLIAPAIVWGAAWVEGAFFSDYGLDWKASIFISLGQGFGLGVLSLLVVFGIEKVLGWIEWRSQENPLNEDTQNPPQNLWSVAGSVLLPTLLLGLLISGIEELIFRGFLLTELQQDYSTWVAAAISSLIFALLHLVWEQQETLPQLPGLWLMGMVLVLARICDDGNLGLAWGLHAGWIWAIASLDTTRVIRYTGMVPAWVTGLGEKPLAGAAGIFCLLGTGILIWQIYL, translated from the coding sequence ATGCCTATTTTTGATCGAGCCGATTGGTGGCTGGCATCACTTGCACAAACTCCTGCTGTGTTGAAGGCGATCGCTTTCTTCATTGTCTGGCTAGTTCTTTGGTTGCCAGTTGCGATTCCTTTTGCAGCCGTGCTGAAATGGCGACCCTTTCACCCATTGGCTGTAGAGCAAAAGCTCCCTTTATTAGCTTCGCTCTACTTAATTGCCCCTGCGATTGTATGGGGTGCCGCTTGGGTGGAGGGGGCTTTTTTTTCAGATTATGGGTTGGACTGGAAAGCATCAATATTCATTTCACTAGGACAAGGCTTCGGTTTAGGGGTGCTAAGTCTGCTAGTGGTATTTGGCATTGAAAAAGTGTTGGGCTGGATTGAGTGGCGATCTCAAGAGAATCCCCTCAATGAAGATACACAGAACCCACCGCAAAATCTGTGGTCGGTAGCCGGATCTGTCTTGCTACCAACATTACTATTGGGATTATTGATTAGTGGAATTGAAGAGTTAATTTTTCGGGGATTTCTGCTTACGGAACTCCAGCAAGATTATTCAACTTGGGTGGCGGCGGCAATTTCCAGCTTAATTTTTGCGCTGCTTCATTTAGTTTGGGAACAGCAGGAAACACTGCCTCAGCTGCCGGGATTATGGCTGATGGGAATGGTATTAGTGCTGGCTCGTATCTGTGATGATGGAAATCTCGGCTTGGCATGGGGACTTCATGCTGGATGGATTTGGGCGATCGCAAGTTTGGATACGACGAGAGTGATTCGCTACACCGGCATGGTTCCGGCTTGGGTAACTGGTTTGGGAGAAAAGCCTCTGGCGGGTGCGGCGGGAATTTTTTGTCTACTGGGAACGGGGATTTTAATCTGGCAAATTTATCTTTAA
- a CDS encoding AbrB family transcriptional regulator, translated as MSETATAPLTGKALLQKVKELSHLPRRETAKRCGYYTVTKNNQTRVNLTDFYDAVLGAKGVPLDPEGTKDGRGREPTYRVSVHKNGQIVIGATYTEAMGLKPGDEFEIKLGYKHIHLIQVDGGSKTGDDTSDESESEVATAS; from the coding sequence ATGAGTGAAACCGCAACAGCTCCATTGACAGGGAAAGCACTGCTTCAAAAAGTAAAAGAGCTTTCACACTTACCACGGCGAGAAACAGCAAAACGCTGTGGCTATTACACCGTAACAAAGAACAACCAGACTCGCGTCAACTTAACAGACTTTTATGACGCAGTTTTAGGCGCTAAAGGTGTTCCCCTCGATCCAGAAGGAACAAAAGATGGTCGGGGTCGCGAACCAACCTATCGTGTAAGCGTACACAAAAATGGCCAAATTGTTATTGGTGCAACTTACACTGAGGCAATGGGATTAAAGCCTGGTGATGAGTTTGAAATTAAGCTGGGTTACAAGCATATTCACCTAATTCAGGTGGATGGCGGAAGTAAAACTGGAGACGATACCAGTGATGAAAGCGAAAGTGAGGTGGCGACTGCATCATAA
- a CDS encoding DUF2358 domain-containing protein → MDIIQILKDDYQRFPENQTYSIYAEDVFFKDPLNKFNGLERYKLMIGFIKTWFMNVKMDLHDIRQSGDTIQLEWTLSWNTPLPWKPRIAIPGWSELRLNTDGMIASHIDYWKCSRFNVLKQHLLPLK, encoded by the coding sequence ATGGACATTATTCAAATCCTCAAAGACGACTACCAAAGATTTCCAGAAAATCAAACCTACAGCATCTATGCAGAAGATGTCTTTTTCAAAGATCCGTTGAACAAATTTAATGGTCTTGAGCGTTACAAACTCATGATTGGCTTTATTAAAACCTGGTTTATGAACGTCAAGATGGATTTACATGACATTCGCCAATCAGGAGACACAATTCAACTTGAGTGGACTTTGAGCTGGAATACCCCGTTGCCGTGGAAGCCTCGGATCGCCATCCCCGGCTGGAGTGAGTTACGACTCAACACTGACGGAATGATTGCTTCTCATATCGATTACTGGAAATGTTCGCGTTTCAATGTGTTGAAGCAACATTTGTTACCCTTAAAATAG
- a CDS encoding IMS domain-containing protein, translating to MRIPLDYYRILGLPIQATAEQLQQAYRDRALQLPRREYSEITIAARKQLLDEAYAILCDPEQRSAYDATFLTKTYDLDSESGTATRQEGNGTADADLDPYTPSIEIQDEQFVGALLILQELGEYELVLKLGRPFLSRASTSIEKGRLGNPQLVQPDIVLTLALACLELGREQWQQGQYENAATSLETGQELLLREGIFASLRGEIQADLYKLRPYRILELLASSEDKVTERRKGLQHLQEMLQERGGIDGTGDDQSGLNIDDFLRFIQQLRSYLTSTEQQNLFEAEARRPSAVATYLAVYALLGRGFAQRQPGLIRQAKQMLMRLGKRQDVHLEQAVCALLLGQTEEASRALELSQEYEPLAFIREHSQGAPDLLPGLCLYGERWLQAEVFPHFRDLASVRASLKDYFADDQVQAYLEELPVEEDTTNEWAVLPTQQVSYAAAPVSRGTTDSPGFRRPESVVSRSSARNGSGENGGRISDTASSNAPLRPNAEESSSRDRLQQLVEQQSDAAHRTATMTATIDRPQTGGGSNLPAAERVSRSPEPEGNDPGLAGDSASKRQRRRGNLPEQNEQPRATIASRLRRPDSVSKASPTGGDVSARRSGGRLQRSATSLRSAKTGRLILLGLAGILGLGIFLMLATAAFSWLQRSFSGPLLEGEQPMVQLAVPPVPIPEPGTKLLSPSGPLTQETARQLVQIWLASKADALGEEHTVEKLQQILADPALSRWQKRAQSTKDSNSYWKYRHKVEVKSVETSDRNPDRAKVDAQVNEAADFYKAGKLNQASSYDESLRVRYELVRKDGQWLIQDMKVLR from the coding sequence GTGAGAATTCCGCTCGATTACTACCGGATTCTGGGCCTGCCGATTCAGGCTACGGCTGAGCAGTTGCAGCAAGCGTATCGCGATCGCGCTCTGCAACTTCCTCGACGCGAGTATTCGGAAATTACGATCGCCGCCCGAAAACAACTGCTAGACGAAGCTTACGCGATTCTGTGCGATCCAGAACAGCGTTCCGCTTACGACGCTACATTTCTGACAAAAACATACGACCTGGATTCAGAATCAGGAACGGCAACTCGTCAGGAGGGGAACGGTACAGCAGACGCCGACCTTGACCCTTATACGCCCAGCATCGAAATTCAAGACGAGCAATTCGTTGGGGCATTGCTGATCTTACAGGAGCTAGGAGAATACGAACTGGTGCTGAAACTGGGGCGTCCCTTCCTCAGTCGTGCCAGCACCAGTATCGAAAAGGGTCGTTTGGGGAACCCTCAGCTAGTGCAACCAGATATTGTGCTGACGCTGGCATTGGCGTGTCTGGAACTAGGTCGAGAGCAATGGCAGCAAGGTCAATATGAAAATGCCGCCACCTCCCTAGAGACGGGTCAAGAATTACTGTTGCGAGAAGGGATTTTTGCCAGCTTGCGGGGTGAAATTCAGGCGGATCTTTACAAGCTTCGCCCGTACCGCATTTTGGAATTACTCGCCAGTAGTGAAGACAAAGTAACCGAACGCCGCAAAGGATTGCAGCATTTGCAAGAAATGTTGCAAGAACGCGGCGGCATCGATGGCACCGGAGACGATCAATCTGGGCTGAACATTGATGACTTTCTCCGCTTCATTCAACAGCTGCGTAGCTACTTGACCTCCACTGAACAGCAGAACCTCTTTGAAGCCGAAGCGCGTCGCCCATCGGCAGTGGCTACCTATTTAGCGGTTTATGCTTTACTAGGTCGGGGGTTTGCCCAACGACAGCCGGGTCTGATTAGACAAGCCAAGCAAATGCTGATGCGCTTAGGCAAACGTCAGGATGTGCATTTAGAACAGGCGGTGTGCGCCCTCCTCCTGGGTCAGACGGAAGAAGCCAGCCGCGCCTTGGAACTCAGCCAGGAGTACGAACCGCTAGCCTTCATTCGGGAACATTCTCAGGGTGCCCCAGACTTGTTACCTGGCTTATGTTTATACGGGGAGCGTTGGTTGCAAGCAGAAGTGTTTCCCCACTTCCGAGATTTAGCATCGGTGCGAGCTTCATTGAAGGATTACTTTGCCGATGACCAGGTGCAGGCTTACTTAGAAGAATTGCCAGTAGAGGAAGATACAACCAATGAGTGGGCAGTATTGCCGACTCAACAAGTATCTTATGCTGCGGCTCCCGTCTCGCGAGGGACAACTGACTCCCCAGGATTTCGCAGACCGGAGAGTGTGGTATCTCGCTCCAGTGCGCGGAACGGCAGTGGAGAGAATGGGGGCAGGATAAGCGATACGGCATCAAGCAACGCGCCTTTGCGTCCCAACGCTGAAGAAAGTTCCTCGCGCGATCGCCTTCAACAATTAGTGGAACAGCAATCTGATGCAGCTCATCGAACGGCGACGATGACCGCTACAATCGATCGCCCGCAAACAGGGGGAGGATCGAATTTACCGGCGGCAGAACGAGTTTCTCGGTCTCCAGAACCAGAAGGCAACGATCCGGGCTTGGCTGGGGATTCTGCCTCGAAGCGTCAGCGCCGTCGAGGGAATTTACCGGAACAAAATGAACAACCACGGGCAACGATCGCTAGTCGGTTGCGGAGACCAGATTCTGTGTCCAAGGCATCCCCCACCGGGGGAGATGTATCAGCTCGTCGTTCAGGCGGTCGTCTTCAACGTTCTGCGACTTCCTTGCGCTCGGCAAAAACCGGGAGGCTTATTTTACTCGGACTTGCCGGAATTCTCGGTTTGGGAATCTTTCTAATGCTAGCGACCGCTGCTTTCAGTTGGCTCCAGAGAAGTTTCTCTGGCCCACTCTTAGAAGGAGAGCAACCGATGGTACAGCTAGCTGTGCCTCCGGTACCCATTCCCGAACCAGGCACTAAATTATTGAGTCCGTCTGGCCCTCTAACCCAGGAAACAGCCCGACAATTGGTTCAGATTTGGCTTGCCAGTAAAGCAGATGCCTTGGGTGAAGAGCATACCGTTGAAAAGTTACAGCAAATCCTTGCCGATCCCGCTTTATCTCGTTGGCAGAAACGTGCTCAAAGCACCAAGGACAGTAACTCGTACTGGAAGTACAGGCACAAAGTCGAGGTAAAATCTGTTGAAACGAGCGATCGCAATCCCGATCGAGCCAAAGTGGATGCACAGGTGAATGAAGCCGCAGACTTCTATAAAGCAGGTAAGCTCAATCAAGCTTCTTCTTATGATGAAAGCCTGCGCGTGCGCTATGAACTGGTACGCAAGGATGGTCAGTGGCTGATCCAAGACATGAAGGTTCTGAGGTAG